The following are encoded together in the Juglans microcarpa x Juglans regia isolate MS1-56 chromosome 2D, Jm3101_v1.0, whole genome shotgun sequence genome:
- the LOC121250205 gene encoding uncharacterized oxidoreductase At1g06690, chloroplastic isoform X2, translated as MMSVHVSSACFSVSIHRRVHRIRAVASEDFAALKSAEEKVSLGASGLKVTKLGIGAWSWGDTSYWNNFEWDDRKMKAAKAAFDVSIDRGITFFDTAEVYGSRLSFGAINSETLLGRFIKERKEKDPNVHVAVATKFAALPWRLGRQSVLNALKDSLCRLGLSSVDLYQLHWPGVWGNEGYINGLGDAVEQGLVKAVGVSNYSERRLRDAYEKLKTRGIPLASNQVNYSLIYRAPEDNGVKATCDELGISLIAYSPIAQGVLTGKYTPENPPAGPRRQIYTPEFLTKVALNWLIAQENVVPIPGAKTAEQAEEFAGALGWRLTVDEINELRSLASQIRPVAGFPVEKL; from the exons ATGATGTCCGTACATGTTAGTAGTGCGTGCTTTTCTGTGTCCATTCACAGGAGAGTTCACCGGATAAGAGCTGTTGCTTCTGAGGACTTCGCTGCTTTGAAATCAGCCGAAGAGAAGGTGAGTTTAGGCGCCTCTGGATTGAAGGTCACAAAACTTGGGATTGGAGCTTGGTCTTGGGGTGACACAAGCTATTGGAATAACTTTGAATGGGACG ATAGAAAAATGAAGGCTGCTAAGGCTGCCTTTGATGTCAGTATTGATCGCGGTATAACTTTCTTTGACACTGCTGAAGTTTATGGCTCTCGG CTATCATTTGGTGCCATAAATTCAGAAACTCTACTTGGAAG ATTTatcaaggaaagaaaagaaaaggatccAAACGTGCATGTTGCTGTTGCAACCAAGTTTGCAGCTTTACCATGGAGACTGGGCCGTCAGAGTGTCCTCAATGCCCTTAAAGATTCCCTCTGTCGCCTTGGACTATCTTCAGTAGATCTATATCAACTCCATTG GCCTGGAGTATGGGGAAATGAAG gATATATCAATGGTCTTGGAGATGCTGTTGAGCAGGGCCTTGTCAAGGCTGTCGGTGTTTCAAACTACAGTG AAAGGCGACTTCGCGATGCATATGAGAAGCTCAAGACGAGAGGTATTCCACTGGCTTCAAACCAAGTCAATTACAGCCTCATATATCGGGCACCGGAGGATAATGGTGTAAAGGCAACCTGTGATGAACTCGGGATCTCTTTGATTGCATATTCACCTATAGCTCAAG GTGTTCTTACGGGGAAGTATACACCAGAAAATCCACCAGCTGGTCCTCGCAGGCAGATTTACACCCCTGAATTTCTAACGAAG GTGGCCCTCAACTGGCTAATAGCTCAGGAGAATGTTGTGCCAATACCAGGAGCAAAAACTGCAGAGCAAGCGGAGGAATTTGCAGGTGCACTTGGCTGGAGACTTACTGTTGATGAGATAAATGAGCTGCGTTCTTTGGCCTCACAGATTAGACCTGTAGCTGGTTTCCCAGTTGAGaagttgtaa
- the LOC121250205 gene encoding uncharacterized oxidoreductase At1g06690, chloroplastic isoform X3: MMSVHVSSACFSVSIHRRVHRIRAVASEDFAALKSAEEKVSLGASGLKVTKLGIGAWSWGDTSYWNNFEWDDRKMKAAKAAFDVSIDRGITFFDTAEVYGSRLSFGAINSETLLGRFIKERKEKDPNVHVAVATKFAALPWRLGRQSVLNALKDSLCRLGLSSVDLYQLHWPGVWGNEGYINGLGDAVEQGLVKAVGVSNYSERRLRDAYEKLKTRGIPLASNQVNYSLIYRAPEDNGVKATCDELGISLIAYSPIAQGGPQLANSSGECCANTRSKNCRASGGICRCTWLETYC, from the exons ATGATGTCCGTACATGTTAGTAGTGCGTGCTTTTCTGTGTCCATTCACAGGAGAGTTCACCGGATAAGAGCTGTTGCTTCTGAGGACTTCGCTGCTTTGAAATCAGCCGAAGAGAAGGTGAGTTTAGGCGCCTCTGGATTGAAGGTCACAAAACTTGGGATTGGAGCTTGGTCTTGGGGTGACACAAGCTATTGGAATAACTTTGAATGGGACG ATAGAAAAATGAAGGCTGCTAAGGCTGCCTTTGATGTCAGTATTGATCGCGGTATAACTTTCTTTGACACTGCTGAAGTTTATGGCTCTCGG CTATCATTTGGTGCCATAAATTCAGAAACTCTACTTGGAAG ATTTatcaaggaaagaaaagaaaaggatccAAACGTGCATGTTGCTGTTGCAACCAAGTTTGCAGCTTTACCATGGAGACTGGGCCGTCAGAGTGTCCTCAATGCCCTTAAAGATTCCCTCTGTCGCCTTGGACTATCTTCAGTAGATCTATATCAACTCCATTG GCCTGGAGTATGGGGAAATGAAG gATATATCAATGGTCTTGGAGATGCTGTTGAGCAGGGCCTTGTCAAGGCTGTCGGTGTTTCAAACTACAGTG AAAGGCGACTTCGCGATGCATATGAGAAGCTCAAGACGAGAGGTATTCCACTGGCTTCAAACCAAGTCAATTACAGCCTCATATATCGGGCACCGGAGGATAATGGTGTAAAGGCAACCTGTGATGAACTCGGGATCTCTTTGATTGCATATTCACCTATAGCTCAAG GTGGCCCTCAACTGGCTAATAGCTCAGGAGAATGTTGTGCCAATACCAGGAGCAAAAACTGCAGAGCAAGCGGAGGAATTTGCAGGTGCACTTGGCTGGAGACTTACTGTTGA
- the LOC121250205 gene encoding uncharacterized oxidoreductase At1g06690, chloroplastic isoform X1, with translation MMSVHVSSACFSVSIHRRVHRIRAVASEDFAALKSAEEKVSLGASGLKVTKLGIGAWSWGDTSYWNNFEWDDRKMKAAKAAFDVSIDRGITFFDTAEVYGSRLSFGAINSETLLGRFIKERKEKDPNVHVAVATKFAALPWRLGRQSVLNALKDSLCRLGLSSVDLYQLHWPGVWGNEGYINGLGDAVEQGLVKAVGVSNYSERRLRDAYEKLKTRGIPLASNQVNYSLIYRAPEDNGVKATCDELGISLIAYSPIAQGVLTGKYTPENPPAGPRRQIYTPEFLTKLQPLLNRLGEIAEGYSKTPTQVALNWLIAQENVVPIPGAKTAEQAEEFAGALGWRLTVDEINELRSLASQIRPVAGFPVEKL, from the exons ATGATGTCCGTACATGTTAGTAGTGCGTGCTTTTCTGTGTCCATTCACAGGAGAGTTCACCGGATAAGAGCTGTTGCTTCTGAGGACTTCGCTGCTTTGAAATCAGCCGAAGAGAAGGTGAGTTTAGGCGCCTCTGGATTGAAGGTCACAAAACTTGGGATTGGAGCTTGGTCTTGGGGTGACACAAGCTATTGGAATAACTTTGAATGGGACG ATAGAAAAATGAAGGCTGCTAAGGCTGCCTTTGATGTCAGTATTGATCGCGGTATAACTTTCTTTGACACTGCTGAAGTTTATGGCTCTCGG CTATCATTTGGTGCCATAAATTCAGAAACTCTACTTGGAAG ATTTatcaaggaaagaaaagaaaaggatccAAACGTGCATGTTGCTGTTGCAACCAAGTTTGCAGCTTTACCATGGAGACTGGGCCGTCAGAGTGTCCTCAATGCCCTTAAAGATTCCCTCTGTCGCCTTGGACTATCTTCAGTAGATCTATATCAACTCCATTG GCCTGGAGTATGGGGAAATGAAG gATATATCAATGGTCTTGGAGATGCTGTTGAGCAGGGCCTTGTCAAGGCTGTCGGTGTTTCAAACTACAGTG AAAGGCGACTTCGCGATGCATATGAGAAGCTCAAGACGAGAGGTATTCCACTGGCTTCAAACCAAGTCAATTACAGCCTCATATATCGGGCACCGGAGGATAATGGTGTAAAGGCAACCTGTGATGAACTCGGGATCTCTTTGATTGCATATTCACCTATAGCTCAAG GTGTTCTTACGGGGAAGTATACACCAGAAAATCCACCAGCTGGTCCTCGCAGGCAGATTTACACCCCTGAATTTCTAACGAAG CTCCAACCTTTGCTTAACAGGCTTGGGGAAATAGCAGAGGGCTACAGTAAAACTCCCACAcag GTGGCCCTCAACTGGCTAATAGCTCAGGAGAATGTTGTGCCAATACCAGGAGCAAAAACTGCAGAGCAAGCGGAGGAATTTGCAGGTGCACTTGGCTGGAGACTTACTGTTGATGAGATAAATGAGCTGCGTTCTTTGGCCTCACAGATTAGACCTGTAGCTGGTTTCCCAGTTGAGaagttgtaa